Proteins encoded together in one Lysinibacter cavernae window:
- the leuD gene encoding 3-isopropylmalate dehydratase small subunit has translation MEKFVTFSGVAAPLKRSNVDTDQIIPAVYLKRVTKTGFEDALFARWRQDPEFVLNQEPFANASVLVAGPDFGTGSSREHAVWALRDYGFRAVLSSRFGDIFRGNSGKQGFLAAQVDEADIEKIWAAIEANPGIEATINLEDRVASVADLTVGFSIDDYTRWRLMEGLDDIALTLRDESKITEFEARRPSWLPQTLPVN, from the coding sequence ATGGAAAAGTTCGTTACGTTTAGCGGCGTTGCCGCACCACTGAAGCGTTCCAATGTTGACACCGACCAGATTATTCCAGCGGTCTACCTGAAGCGGGTCACCAAAACCGGTTTCGAAGACGCCCTCTTCGCCCGTTGGCGCCAAGACCCAGAGTTTGTGCTGAACCAGGAACCGTTTGCCAACGCATCCGTTCTGGTAGCCGGCCCTGACTTTGGCACTGGCTCGTCGCGTGAGCACGCCGTTTGGGCGCTGCGGGACTACGGCTTCCGTGCCGTCCTCAGCTCTCGCTTTGGCGACATCTTCCGAGGCAACTCGGGCAAACAAGGCTTCCTCGCGGCTCAGGTCGACGAGGCGGATATCGAGAAGATCTGGGCCGCCATTGAGGCGAACCCGGGTATTGAAGCCACCATTAACCTGGAAGACCGCGTTGCTTCGGTTGCCGACCTGACCGTCGGCTTCAGCATCGACGACTACACTAGGTGGCGGCTCATGGAGGGGCTTGACGACATCGCCCTGACTCTCCGTGACGAAAGCAAAATTACAGAATTCGAAGCGCGTCGCCCATCGTGGCTACCCCAAACACTCCCGGTGAACTAG
- a CDS encoding MFS transporter: MSNIDVTNAGPSPAGEVAVAPLKRRTMAGFGAGNLSVNIMAQTFATLAVFFYVDELKADPAMIALAMGIHGVFNAVLNPIFGHLSDRTRSKWGRRLPYIMFGTVPLAAAFTMIWIPLANTPTGLFWYFLAVVLVYDVLFVLVVLNYGAVFPEMFITTAERASGSAWRQMFAIVGMILGVGLAPVLYGLLGWAGMGIALGIVAVACMAIAATSTVERRPASTVEFSFVQALGHTLKNRAFVSYVIGSFMLQLSLVLLQASVPFYTKYVLGDPDPTLISIVMATIFLVAIPMVYAWGIVIRRFGAKLAILATIVVYAVGLIPFLFANGIALVLITAAVVGIAVAGMLVLLDILLAEVIDLDAERNGVRREGMFLGVNGFIVRWSVTVQAAVIGGVLAMSGYDANLSVQPESVALGVRLMIAGIPLGILVLAFIAYLFYPIADRPQPVTEETL; encoded by the coding sequence ATGAGCAACATCGATGTCACCAACGCCGGTCCCTCTCCGGCAGGCGAGGTCGCGGTAGCCCCGCTCAAACGCCGCACAATGGCCGGCTTCGGGGCAGGAAATCTCTCGGTCAACATCATGGCGCAGACCTTCGCGACGCTCGCGGTGTTCTTCTACGTTGACGAGTTGAAAGCCGACCCGGCCATGATTGCGCTTGCCATGGGCATCCACGGGGTGTTCAACGCCGTACTCAACCCCATTTTTGGGCACCTCTCCGACCGCACCCGCAGCAAATGGGGTCGCCGACTCCCATACATCATGTTTGGCACGGTCCCCCTTGCGGCTGCCTTCACCATGATCTGGATTCCGCTCGCCAACACACCAACCGGTCTGTTCTGGTACTTCCTCGCGGTTGTACTCGTCTACGACGTACTCTTTGTGCTTGTCGTTCTCAACTACGGCGCGGTTTTCCCCGAAATGTTCATCACAACGGCTGAGCGCGCGAGCGGTTCGGCTTGGCGACAGATGTTCGCCATTGTTGGGATGATTCTTGGCGTTGGCCTTGCCCCTGTCCTGTACGGGCTGCTCGGCTGGGCGGGTATGGGCATCGCGCTTGGCATTGTGGCCGTTGCCTGCATGGCGATCGCCGCAACATCGACGGTTGAACGCCGCCCGGCATCCACCGTCGAGTTTTCGTTTGTGCAGGCCCTCGGGCACACGCTCAAGAATCGAGCGTTTGTCAGCTACGTCATCGGAAGTTTCATGCTGCAGCTCAGCCTCGTGCTCCTGCAGGCGAGTGTGCCGTTCTATACCAAGTATGTGCTCGGCGACCCAGACCCCACACTCATCTCAATCGTTATGGCGACGATCTTCCTCGTTGCTATCCCCATGGTGTATGCCTGGGGCATCGTCATCCGGAGGTTTGGGGCGAAGCTTGCGATCCTCGCCACGATCGTTGTCTACGCCGTCGGGCTGATTCCGTTCCTGTTTGCCAACGGCATCGCGCTTGTGCTCATCACGGCGGCTGTTGTTGGTATCGCGGTCGCAGGAATGTTGGTCTTGCTCGACATCCTGTTGGCCGAAGTGATCGACCTCGATGCCGAACGCAACGGGGTTCGACGAGAGGGCATGTTTCTCGGAGTCAACGGTTTTATTGTGCGCTGGTCAGTAACCGTGCAGGCAGCCGTAATCGGCGGCGTCCTTGCAATGTCGGGGTATGACGCTAACCTCAGCGTGCAACCAGAATCCGTTGCGCTCGGCGTGCGGCTCATGATTGCCGGCATCCCTCTCGGCATCCTTGTGCTCGCCTTTATCGCCTACCTGTTTTACCCCATCGCGGACCGCCCCCAACCCGTCACCGAGGAGACCTTATGA
- a CDS encoding lysophospholipid acyltransferase family protein produces MTSSQTSTKRRTPEKSRPSAFWVLASLIIPIWSLMVKYRFVDREKLPATGAFILSPNHYSEIDPVVMGAAVWHLGRAPRFMAKASLFKVPVLGWLMRKSGQIPVERAGGTASVAPIKAAKELVEHGRGVIIYPEGSLTRDPDLWPMRGKSGAVRLALQGDIPLIPSAHWGTQELMPRYGKKIHPFPRKKISVIIGDPVDLSEFKGRPLDQKTLNEATDKLMAAISVLLGKLRDEQPPAERWDPTRNNQTETGKF; encoded by the coding sequence GTGACTTCATCTCAGACCTCCACCAAGCGACGCACGCCAGAGAAATCTCGGCCGTCTGCCTTTTGGGTGCTCGCTTCCCTGATCATCCCGATCTGGAGTCTCATGGTGAAGTATCGATTTGTCGATCGGGAGAAGCTGCCGGCAACTGGCGCATTCATCCTCTCGCCGAATCACTACAGCGAGATCGACCCGGTTGTGATGGGCGCCGCAGTGTGGCACCTCGGGCGTGCACCTCGCTTCATGGCGAAGGCCAGCCTGTTTAAGGTTCCCGTTCTCGGCTGGCTCATGCGCAAGTCGGGCCAGATTCCGGTTGAGCGCGCTGGGGGTACGGCGTCGGTCGCCCCCATCAAGGCTGCAAAAGAACTTGTTGAGCATGGCCGCGGGGTCATCATCTATCCAGAAGGGTCGCTCACACGCGATCCAGATCTGTGGCCGATGCGCGGCAAGAGCGGTGCGGTTCGCCTCGCGCTGCAGGGTGACATTCCGCTCATCCCGAGTGCGCACTGGGGAACCCAAGAACTCATGCCGCGGTACGGCAAGAAGATTCATCCGTTCCCTCGCAAGAAGATTTCGGTCATCATCGGTGATCCCGTCGATCTTTCTGAGTTCAAGGGACGCCCCCTCGACCAGAAGACGCTCAACGAGGCAACCGATAAACTCATGGCGGCCATCTCCGTTCTGCTTGGCAAGCTTCGCGATGAGCAGCCGCCCGCCGAGCGCTGGGACCCGACCAGAAACAACCAAACAGAAACAGGAAAATTTTGA
- the leuC gene encoding 3-isopropylmalate dehydratase large subunit — MTEHIEAATSAQSGASAASAGRPRTLAEKLWDDHVVVRGEDGSPDLIYIDLHLVHEVTSPQAFDGLRMADRPLRRVDLTIATEDHNTPTINIDREIADPTSRIQIETLRTNCEEYGVRLHSLGDKEQGIVHVVGPQLGLTMPGITVVCGDSHTSTHGAFGAMAFGIGTSEVEHVMATQTLPLKPFKTMAINVDGELRPGVTAKDIILAVIAKIGTGGGQGYVLEYRGSAIRSLSMEGRMTICNMSIEAGARAGMVAPDQITYDYVQGRDHAPKGADWDAAVEYWNTLPTDDGATFDAEVFLDANELEPFVTWGTNPGQGVLLSERVPNPADIEDPNERANAERALEYMDLTAGTPMKDIRVDTVFLGSCTNSRVEDLTAAAEIIRGKKKADNIRMMVVPGSARVRLEAEAMGLDKVFTDFGAEWRFAGCSMCLGMNPDQLEPGERCASTSNRNFEGRQGKGGRTHLVSPLVAAATAIRGTLSSPWDLSEDARNGISHDADPSGASATDVSTSERKVTV; from the coding sequence ATGACTGAACACATCGAAGCGGCAACGTCCGCTCAATCTGGCGCGAGTGCCGCATCCGCTGGCCGCCCCCGCACGCTGGCTGAAAAACTCTGGGACGACCACGTCGTTGTCCGCGGAGAAGACGGCTCGCCCGACCTCATCTACATTGACCTGCACCTCGTGCACGAGGTCACCAGCCCGCAAGCCTTTGATGGCCTCCGCATGGCCGACCGCCCGCTGCGTCGGGTTGACCTCACCATCGCAACCGAAGACCACAACACGCCGACGATCAATATCGATCGTGAGATTGCTGACCCAACAAGCCGTATCCAGATCGAAACGCTTCGGACCAACTGCGAAGAGTACGGCGTGCGCCTCCACTCGCTCGGCGATAAAGAGCAGGGCATCGTGCACGTTGTTGGGCCCCAGCTGGGGCTCACCATGCCAGGAATCACCGTGGTGTGTGGCGACTCGCACACCTCAACGCACGGTGCGTTTGGCGCAATGGCGTTTGGCATTGGCACGAGCGAGGTCGAGCACGTCATGGCCACGCAGACGCTGCCGCTCAAGCCGTTCAAAACCATGGCAATCAATGTTGACGGCGAACTCCGCCCCGGTGTGACGGCCAAAGACATCATCCTCGCCGTGATCGCCAAGATTGGCACCGGCGGGGGACAGGGCTATGTGCTGGAATACCGTGGCTCCGCAATTCGTTCACTCTCGATGGAGGGGCGAATGACCATATGCAACATGTCGATCGAGGCGGGCGCGCGGGCCGGCATGGTCGCGCCCGATCAGATCACTTACGACTACGTACAGGGCCGCGATCACGCGCCAAAGGGCGCCGATTGGGATGCCGCCGTTGAGTACTGGAACACACTGCCAACCGACGACGGCGCAACGTTCGACGCCGAGGTCTTCCTCGATGCCAACGAACTTGAGCCATTTGTCACCTGGGGAACCAACCCTGGGCAGGGCGTCCTGCTGAGCGAACGCGTTCCGAACCCTGCCGACATCGAGGACCCAAACGAGCGGGCCAACGCAGAGCGCGCCCTCGAATACATGGACCTCACCGCTGGTACCCCGATGAAAGACATTCGGGTAGATACCGTCTTCCTTGGATCGTGCACCAACAGCCGGGTTGAAGACCTCACCGCTGCTGCCGAAATCATCCGCGGCAAGAAAAAGGCCGACAACATCCGGATGATGGTCGTTCCCGGGTCAGCCCGCGTCCGCCTCGAAGCCGAAGCAATGGGCCTCGACAAGGTCTTCACCGACTTTGGTGCTGAATGGCGGTTTGCTGGATGCTCGATGTGCCTCGGCATGAACCCTGACCAGCTTGAACCAGGCGAGCGTTGCGCATCAACAAGCAACCGAAACTTTGAAGGACGCCAGGGTAAGGGCGGGCGCACACACCTCGTGTCGCCGCTGGTTGCCGCAGCCACGGCCATCCGCGGCACGCTGTCCAGCCCGTGGGACCTGTCGGAAGACGCCCGCAACGGCATCAGTCACGATGCTGACCCGTCGGGAGCATCCGCAACCGATGTCTCGACCAGCGAGCGGAAGGTGACGGTCTAA
- the murA gene encoding UDP-N-acetylglucosamine 1-carboxyvinyltransferase has product MTNNENDDLSTDAQKAGARVGLTSDQIIINGGRPLQGRIEVRGAKNLATKAMVAALLGQTPSLLRNVPNISDVRVVAGLLALHGVQITKGEQPGDYVLDPSNVESAHMADIDAHAGSSRIPILFCGPLLHRLGEAFIPDLGGCRIGDRPIDFHLDALRKFGAVVEKLPSGIRMTAPNGLHGADIELPYPSVGATEQVLLTSVLASGTTELKNAAIEPEIMDLIAILQKMGAIINVEPNRVIFIEGVDELHGYKHSAIFDRNEAASWAAAALATEGDIFVGGARQEEMMTFLNVFRKVGGAFEIEDDGIRFYHPGGELKPVVIETDVHPGFMTDWQQPLVVALAKANGVSTIHETVYENRFGFTDALNKMGADIVVYKDGLEGYKRRVARRDFEQAAVITGPTKLTGADVEVPDLRGGFSHLIAALTAEGQSTVSNVGIISRGYEDFIGKLRALGADFVFEA; this is encoded by the coding sequence TTGACAAACAACGAAAACGACGACCTTTCGACCGACGCCCAGAAAGCCGGCGCTCGAGTAGGACTCACCTCCGACCAGATCATCATCAACGGCGGACGCCCTCTTCAAGGTCGTATCGAAGTTCGCGGTGCAAAGAACCTCGCAACCAAAGCAATGGTGGCAGCCCTTCTTGGGCAGACCCCTAGCTTGCTGCGCAACGTTCCAAACATCAGTGATGTGCGCGTCGTTGCAGGGCTGTTGGCCCTGCACGGCGTGCAGATCACCAAGGGCGAACAACCTGGTGATTACGTGCTCGACCCGAGCAACGTTGAATCGGCCCACATGGCCGACATCGACGCGCACGCGGGTAGCTCACGCATCCCCATCCTGTTCTGCGGACCGCTGCTGCACCGCCTTGGTGAGGCATTCATTCCCGATCTTGGCGGCTGCCGCATCGGCGACCGCCCGATCGATTTCCACCTCGACGCCCTGCGCAAATTTGGTGCGGTAGTTGAGAAACTGCCGAGCGGCATCCGGATGACGGCCCCCAACGGTCTACACGGTGCCGACATTGAGCTTCCATACCCAAGCGTTGGCGCGACGGAGCAGGTTCTGTTGACCTCGGTGCTTGCCTCGGGAACCACCGAGCTCAAGAACGCAGCCATCGAGCCAGAGATCATGGATCTCATTGCGATCCTGCAGAAGATGGGCGCCATCATCAATGTTGAGCCCAACCGGGTCATCTTCATTGAGGGCGTCGACGAGCTGCACGGTTATAAGCACTCGGCCATCTTTGACCGCAACGAGGCTGCTAGCTGGGCCGCCGCCGCGCTGGCGACGGAGGGAGACATCTTCGTTGGCGGAGCGCGCCAAGAAGAGATGATGACCTTCCTCAACGTCTTCCGCAAGGTTGGCGGGGCATTCGAGATCGAGGATGACGGCATCCGTTTCTACCACCCGGGTGGAGAGCTGAAGCCCGTTGTCATCGAGACCGACGTGCACCCCGGCTTCATGACCGACTGGCAGCAGCCGCTCGTTGTGGCGCTCGCCAAGGCAAACGGTGTGTCAACCATCCACGAGACCGTCTACGAGAATCGTTTTGGGTTCACGGATGCGCTCAACAAGATGGGCGCCGACATCGTCGTGTACAAAGACGGACTCGAAGGTTATAAGCGCCGCGTTGCCCGCCGCGACTTTGAGCAGGCCGCGGTAATTACCGGTCCGACCAAGCTCACGGGTGCCGATGTTGAGGTCCCAGACCTCCGTGGTGGTTTCAGTCACCTCATCGCGGCGCTGACCGCCGAGGGGCAGTCGACTGTGAGTAACGTGGGAATCATTTCTCGCGGCTACGAAGACTTCATCGGCAAGCTTCGCGCGCTCGGTGCAGACTTCGTGTTCGAAGCCTAA
- a CDS encoding ROK family transcriptional regulator: MTTRTPAGSPSILWSLNARSILTAIDELAPTARPDIIKATGLAKTTVLQTLAELERRGIVVEAGRDTARRGPAAMLYRIAPSRAYALGVDIGHRTTRVALINLAGGILSQAESPSGTIDERDTAAVVARLRDTCLKLANERGRATNAPTVTEADVTHAVIGVPAVVSPRTGELRLSPGLPNDGANLGETLRDALGIPFTFENDTNLAAVAEYHLGSRTGVESFAYLSVGVGIGAGIVLGGELLRGYSGGAGEIAYLPRDHADDGAEPVIGEVSINRAAREAGLGNQPTPKQVFALARQGDEAALQVVHNTAERLSDTVAALSLTVDPELIVLGGAIGGNNADLLLPEIHKALGERAVGILTTIVPSATGENAVLRGATLLAHREIRDSAFAEATRP; this comes from the coding sequence ATGACAACGCGCACACCCGCCGGAAGCCCAAGCATTCTCTGGTCGCTCAACGCGCGCAGCATCCTCACCGCGATTGACGAATTGGCTCCAACGGCACGCCCTGACATCATCAAGGCCACGGGCCTCGCTAAGACCACGGTGCTGCAAACGCTCGCAGAGCTCGAACGTCGCGGCATCGTTGTTGAGGCAGGCAGAGACACCGCTCGTCGAGGGCCCGCGGCTATGCTCTACCGAATCGCGCCGTCACGGGCCTACGCCCTCGGTGTGGATATCGGGCACCGCACAACACGCGTGGCGCTTATCAACCTGGCGGGCGGCATCCTGAGCCAAGCCGAATCGCCCTCGGGAACCATCGACGAACGTGACACGGCCGCGGTGGTCGCACGCCTTCGCGACACGTGCCTCAAACTCGCCAACGAACGCGGGCGAGCAACCAACGCCCCTACCGTTACGGAGGCGGACGTCACACACGCCGTGATCGGCGTACCGGCGGTAGTCTCGCCCCGCACCGGCGAATTGCGGCTCTCCCCCGGGCTTCCAAACGACGGCGCCAACCTCGGCGAAACACTTCGTGATGCCCTCGGCATCCCGTTCACGTTTGAAAACGACACCAACCTTGCCGCGGTTGCGGAGTATCACCTCGGATCCCGCACAGGGGTCGAATCATTCGCATACCTCAGCGTTGGCGTTGGCATCGGCGCAGGGATCGTACTTGGTGGCGAACTCCTGCGCGGCTACAGCGGTGGAGCCGGAGAAATCGCATACCTTCCAAGAGACCACGCCGACGATGGCGCCGAGCCGGTGATTGGCGAGGTCAGCATCAACCGGGCCGCACGCGAAGCCGGCCTCGGCAATCAGCCAACACCAAAGCAGGTTTTCGCCCTCGCGAGGCAGGGAGACGAAGCCGCGCTGCAGGTCGTCCACAACACTGCTGAGCGGCTCAGCGACACCGTTGCGGCGCTCTCGCTCACGGTTGATCCCGAACTTATCGTGCTTGGCGGCGCCATCGGAGGGAACAACGCCGACCTCCTGCTCCCCGAGATCCACAAGGCACTCGGCGAGCGCGCCGTCGGAATCCTCACCACAATCGTCCCATCGGCAACCGGCGAAAACGCCGTGCTCCGAGGCGCGACGCTGCTCGCACACCGAGAAATTCGAGACAGCGCCTTCGCCGAAGCAACACGCCCATAA
- a CDS encoding NAD(P)H-dependent glycerol-3-phosphate dehydrogenase encodes MTPRGATGLQKAARRRVAVVGAGSWGTSFAKILGDAGCDVVMWARRPEVAREISVAKRNSSYLPGIILPLSVTATSDLHEAVAGASLVFLAVPAQTLRDNLRDIEASLDEGAALVSLMKGVEKGTNLRMSQVIEETLDFDPDRIAVISGPNLALEIAQEQPTAAVASSRNLELAQTVAMASATPYFKTFVNVDVIGTEFGGVLKNLIALAIGIVDGVGYGENTKASIITRGLVEMTDFAVAFGAETPTLQGLAGLGDLIATCQSPLSRNNTAGRLLGQGYNLDDVVAQMNQTAEGISSVAPVLALARSRGVDMPIVEQVSMVLQGTLSPKNLAPHLTTEDGVPQPESSDAIPVVKGWRRLFGSTKK; translated from the coding sequence TTGACGCCACGTGGTGCCACCGGCCTACAGAAAGCCGCTCGCAGACGCGTAGCGGTTGTTGGGGCTGGCAGTTGGGGAACGAGCTTTGCCAAGATCCTTGGTGACGCCGGATGCGACGTTGTTATGTGGGCGAGGCGCCCTGAGGTCGCTCGTGAAATCTCAGTAGCGAAGCGCAACAGCAGTTACCTTCCGGGAATCATTCTTCCGCTTTCTGTGACCGCAACGTCCGACCTGCACGAAGCCGTTGCGGGGGCAAGTCTCGTGTTTCTCGCCGTGCCAGCCCAGACGCTTCGCGATAATCTTCGCGATATCGAGGCATCCCTCGACGAGGGCGCCGCATTGGTGAGCCTCATGAAGGGAGTCGAGAAGGGCACCAACCTTCGGATGAGCCAGGTCATCGAAGAGACCCTAGACTTCGATCCAGATCGAATTGCCGTTATTTCCGGCCCAAACCTTGCGCTTGAGATCGCGCAGGAACAGCCGACCGCCGCGGTCGCTTCGTCCCGAAATCTTGAGCTTGCCCAGACCGTGGCGATGGCATCGGCCACGCCGTATTTCAAGACGTTTGTGAACGTTGACGTTATCGGAACCGAGTTTGGTGGTGTGCTCAAGAACCTCATCGCCCTCGCCATCGGCATCGTAGATGGTGTTGGCTACGGCGAAAACACCAAGGCGTCCATCATCACGCGCGGGCTTGTCGAAATGACCGATTTTGCGGTTGCCTTTGGTGCAGAGACCCCAACGCTTCAGGGGCTTGCCGGGCTTGGCGACCTCATCGCTACCTGCCAGTCGCCGCTGTCGCGAAATAACACCGCCGGTCGTTTGCTCGGCCAGGGCTATAACCTCGACGACGTTGTTGCGCAGATGAATCAAACGGCAGAGGGCATCTCTTCGGTTGCTCCCGTGCTGGCTCTCGCGCGAAGCCGCGGAGTGGACATGCCTATCGTTGAGCAGGTTTCGATGGTGCTTCAGGGTACGCTTTCTCCGAAGAACCTTGCCCCCCACCTCACAACTGAAGACGGTGTACCGCAGCCCGAAAGCTCAGACGCTATCCCAGTTGTGAAGGGCTGGCGTCGCCTGTTTGGCTCGACCAAGAAATAG
- a CDS encoding 6-phospho-beta-glucosidase gives MKIAVVGGGSTYTPELIDGFARLSRVLGLAELTLIDPAEDRLNLVGPLGQRMFAREQHPGAVTWTTSLEAGLADADIVLIQLRVGGQTARLSDETFPLECGCVGQETTGAGGLAKALRTVPKVLEIAEAVRRFAKPNAWIVDFTNPVGIVTRALLDAGHRAVGLCNVAIGFQRTFAKALKVEPSRLTIDHVGLNHLTWERSVLLDGVEMLPELLANHAAELEEHTHQSIGQLRRLGSIPSYYLQFFYRHDQVVREAATTQPRAAFVAQVERELLELYADPKLNTKPEQLASRGGAFYSEAAVDLITSLHTNRGDRQVVNMRNGSTFAQLSPDAVVEIPARITADGPIAEPLAVLAPLEAGLISHVSAYEQLAVEAALHGGRDRVFRALLAHPLVGQYEQADTLTDAILRENKAHLAWA, from the coding sequence ATGAAAATCGCAGTTGTTGGAGGAGGCTCCACCTACACCCCAGAACTCATCGACGGGTTCGCCCGCCTGAGTCGGGTGCTCGGCCTCGCCGAGCTCACACTCATCGATCCTGCGGAGGACCGGCTCAATCTTGTCGGGCCCCTCGGCCAGCGGATGTTCGCGCGCGAGCAACATCCGGGCGCCGTTACCTGGACCACAAGCCTCGAGGCCGGGCTTGCCGATGCAGATATTGTGCTCATCCAGCTGCGAGTTGGCGGCCAGACGGCACGGCTGAGCGACGAGACATTTCCGCTCGAATGCGGCTGCGTTGGCCAAGAAACAACGGGTGCCGGCGGGCTCGCCAAGGCGCTGAGAACGGTTCCAAAAGTGCTTGAGATTGCCGAGGCGGTCCGGCGCTTCGCCAAACCAAACGCGTGGATCGTAGACTTCACCAATCCTGTCGGCATCGTCACGCGCGCCCTGCTTGATGCTGGGCACCGCGCGGTTGGGCTGTGCAACGTTGCCATCGGGTTCCAGCGCACCTTTGCGAAGGCCCTCAAGGTGGAGCCGTCCCGGCTCACCATCGACCATGTTGGGCTCAACCACCTCACCTGGGAGCGCTCGGTCCTTCTCGACGGCGTAGAAATGTTGCCAGAGTTGCTTGCAAATCACGCGGCCGAACTCGAGGAGCACACGCACCAATCGATCGGTCAGCTGCGTCGCCTCGGCAGCATCCCCTCGTACTATCTGCAATTCTTCTACCGCCACGACCAGGTCGTGCGAGAGGCGGCAACAACGCAGCCACGCGCCGCCTTCGTCGCGCAGGTTGAGCGCGAACTGCTTGAGCTCTACGCAGACCCAAAGCTCAACACCAAACCAGAACAGCTTGCCTCTCGGGGCGGGGCCTTCTATTCCGAGGCCGCGGTTGATCTGATCACCTCGTTGCATACCAATCGCGGCGACCGACAGGTGGTTAATATGCGTAACGGTTCGACCTTTGCGCAGTTGTCGCCGGATGCGGTCGTTGAGATCCCAGCCAGAATCACCGCAGACGGGCCGATCGCCGAGCCCCTCGCTGTCCTTGCTCCGCTCGAAGCCGGCCTCATCTCACACGTCTCCGCGTACGAGCAGCTTGCGGTCGAAGCGGCCCTGCACGGTGGGCGCGATCGCGTGTTCCGAGCGCTGCTCGCGCATCCCCTCGTTGGTCAGTACGAGCAGGCCGACACCCTCACCGACGCCATCCTTCGCGAGAATAAGGCCCATCTGGCATGGGCGTAA
- a CDS encoding polysaccharide deacetylase family protein: protein MMVEQQSAPSRLNERLGYAPHDRILIVNADDFGMSLAANRGIHRLLNEGAIGSATLMTPCSWAPQAAQIAAAQPELNIGVHLVFTSEWNGYRWRPIASASAGVPDSTASLVDALGYFPADCATFEQQADPDEVRKQIEAQIQHAMALGVDPSHVDNHMGSLYGLETGRDFLEIAIEACAHHRLPFRLPRVADLYGIALPEAIRPLADQLVAARAAYADQLGVVIPDYTWTLPFSLEEGETRESVRQDMLTMLTSINSGVTEVYIHPFEMSDELRAMSPNCEKRAIELELFSDPSFHAELAAAGIHTATWRDLRDVMRRDVGVPSGGRQSDTAAGA from the coding sequence ATGATGGTAGAACAGCAATCCGCGCCGAGCCGCCTCAATGAGCGGCTCGGATACGCACCACACGACCGCATCCTTATCGTCAATGCCGACGACTTTGGGATGAGCCTCGCCGCCAACCGCGGTATCCACCGTCTGCTCAACGAGGGAGCTATTGGCTCAGCAACACTCATGACACCCTGTTCCTGGGCTCCGCAGGCTGCTCAGATTGCTGCGGCGCAGCCAGAACTCAACATCGGCGTGCACTTGGTCTTCACGAGCGAGTGGAACGGCTATCGCTGGCGTCCGATCGCTTCCGCGAGCGCGGGCGTTCCCGATTCAACCGCAAGCCTCGTGGATGCCCTTGGCTACTTCCCAGCCGATTGCGCAACGTTTGAGCAGCAGGCAGACCCCGACGAAGTACGGAAGCAGATCGAGGCGCAGATCCAGCACGCCATGGCCCTCGGCGTTGACCCGAGTCACGTTGATAATCACATGGGGAGCCTCTACGGGCTCGAAACGGGAAGGGACTTCCTCGAGATTGCGATTGAGGCCTGTGCACACCATCGGCTTCCGTTCCGTCTCCCGAGGGTCGCCGATCTTTACGGCATCGCGCTTCCGGAGGCGATCCGTCCGCTTGCCGATCAGCTCGTGGCCGCTCGCGCTGCCTACGCTGACCAACTCGGGGTTGTCATTCCCGACTATACGTGGACGCTTCCGTTCTCTCTTGAGGAGGGCGAGACACGTGAGTCGGTGCGACAAGACATGCTCACGATGTTGACCTCGATCAACTCAGGGGTGACCGAGGTTTACATCCATCCCTTCGAGATGAGCGACGAGTTGCGGGCGATGAGTCCAAACTGCGAAAAACGCGCGATTGAGCTGGAGCTGTTCAGCGATCCTTCGTTCCACGCAGAACTCGCCGCGGCCGGCATTCACACTGCAACCTGGCGCGATCTTCGTGACGTCATGCGTAGAGACGTTGGGGTTCCTTCCGGTGGTCGTCAGTCAGATACGGCGGCAGGCGCATGA